ACTTTAGCTaaagtatttttaaatcaatattgcTCCTAGTTTTATTATATTAAGATAAAACCTTGCATGATTCATCTTTTTTATATTTGAGTTAAAACTTAAAACTATTATtctaagtgtattttttttattgaaataaaaactgagcaTTTTCTTAATAATATGCCTTTTTGCCAAGTAAAAGACAactaaagagagaaaaaaatattttattctcaTATGATGACttgttataaaaaacaaacatctttttcttaaataataaaagaaaaaaaaacttggttcCTCACTACCTTACTGCCCCCCTCCCACTAGATTACcagtacttttttgttttaattttttccgGTATGGCATTAATAGTCCTTTGTAATCAGAGAAAAAAAGGCCTGTGGAAGAGATGAGTGGGAAAAGTTAGTCGTAGTATGACACATTTTGTCCCACCCACTCAAACTTTCTTCGGAAAAAAACCTGCTCAAGCACTTTCTGAAAGTcctgacatgaaaaaaatgtcttagcAGACACATTTTTGATGACGTTAAAGGAAACAAAGTCTGCctcatgacagaaaaaaaaaaatcaacatttttttgcaaattggtagtcccaattttttttttttttttttttaacataactaACACGTGACTGTATAACTAGTTCCAAGTCTCTGTTGGTTAAAAGGTCGGTTGCGCTACACACTTAGGCTGCACAGTCtattgaaaaaatatcgatattgttaTATTGGCCCATGTActaatatgcatatcgcaaagacatgcaataagtttcataaggAATTTTATACTTtgctctgaatttgaccagtcagaacATTCTCAAATTTGTCATAATTAATCAACTAAGAAAATATTGAGCTTGCTTAGTTTGCTGcatgaattttttaaaaattctttCGTTAGTTAATACAAATATCACTTCTTTAGGTTCACGTTAAATATTGCAGTAATATTGATATCActatattcaacaactatatcgcatgtttttgcAATATGGTGCAGCCCTACTACACGCATTCTTTGACGGCGAGGGCGGGCGTGGGTCCGATGTGCGTCCAGATGTAACCTTTCTGCGGACGCACGGGCATGGTGGGGAACGGCGCGCTCCGCGACTTGAAGTACTCGGACGGCGCGTGGCACACGAAGTCCAGGTACTCCATCTTCCTGGGCAGGTCCTCCTCCGGACCTCAAAGcggaaaccaaaacaaaatcattCACCGTCAGGTTCAGCACTTGACAAGAAAGCCAAGTCACGTAGCCAGAGGAGTAATGAGCATGCCACCATTTAAGTGCCTTCAATTAACCCCAAGTTCAGCGGTTCTAATAGGCTATATTGGTCTTATTTATACCGCAAAACATGGCATTAGATCAGAGTGAAGCTAGCTTACCCAAAATGTACGTGCCAGCGTCAAAGTGATCTTTGGGACTGGCCTGCGTGGGAATGAGCCAGGTGAGCGCGGCGCTCTTCTCGCAGTACTGGTCCTGAACGAAGCCTCGTATCTGGGCGTAGTACGCCTTCCCGTCCTCCTCGTCCGTCACCTTGATCACGTCGCCGATCTGGTAGTACACGCCCTGCCGTGAGGCCGCACCGCTTAGAAAAGTCCAAGGCAAAGATCGGAGGGTGGGGTGGAGGACAGTCCGAGTACCTTATAAAACACTGACTCGGAAGTGATGATTGTGGCGACGGATTCGggcgctctgattggctgaggagtAGACGAGGGTTTGTGAGGTTTGGGGAAATAgtatgcatttaaagcaacagaTGCGCGTCTTACTTACATTCTTGAGTTTAAAAATGTGTCTCCTGCCCTTGCCTTTGGTGGACACTTTCTTCTCGGAGGCGGGGGCTTTGTACTTGGTGCTCCTCAGGCGTGCCGACCGCCTGTGTATTTCCTGCTTTGACTGaacagcataaaaaaacaaacaaaaaaaaatcaatcaactttacTACAGACATCACGCTTACGGTTTATTCCACTTACAAGTAGTTTTGCTGGCATATTTTCCTTGCTAGCCTTCTTCCTTCCGTCCACCTCAGACCTGcttttctttgtttccttcTACCTTAGACCTTCTGTTTTTTCTTTGCTCCTGACttaaaattatttcacattATTCCCAGTACCACACGTGTGTATGAAGACAATCCACGTATATAGTGGACCTTCTTTGTTCCAGTGCAATTTGTCCCACTTTCAATatatattcaatatttattcattttgtcattgtgaaaataacatggtTATAAACAACAACGAGAAATCGTTATGAGCAACAAATACTGGCGTAATATATCAAAGTGCAGATGTGCATATAGGATGGTATCAGGGATCACACTAATAGCAAGCTTTGTCTTGTTTACCTGCTTGCCTCCACCATTGCTGGGCTGAGTGCTGGAAGACGCGGAGGCTCCCGACGGGGCACCACCGCCGCCGCTACCGGGACCGGTGCTGCTCTTCACCGAGCAATTATTGCACAAAACATCACCCTGGTTCCCTTTCTTCCACATGGACGACGAGTTGGTCTTGCAGACGGCGCAGCATGGCTTCAGTCCCAGCGGCATCCTTCAGACAATGAATAAAAAGAGCCTGCTAACTGACTTTCACCCGTAAACGCGATGATGAGACGCCATACGACGGCACCGATGAGTGTAGGATTGCTCCCTCAATGTAGTCGATAAACTAAGATGCTTAAGTTGTATGTAGAATAAGACTATTCGTTACAGTAAAATCGTCTTCTATAATGTTTATGGTtgggtagagaaaaaaaaaaaaaaaaaaaaagcaagttctTCTTCGTTGCTGCCCGTTCGCGTTCTTCTTCTACGTTTCATTGTTAcggctttgctgccatctgtcGATTAGGATGGTTGACATGCGATTTTAGTCAAGCCAAgttataatttataaaataaataaataaacaaataaataaataacacccaCAAGTGTGGATTGACCAAtagatttaattaaaataaaattaaaaaaataaataggagATTGACTGGAAGTGTTCCTTTCCAAAAGGAGGCGCTGAGGGAACGTCACGAACGCGTACGAACGGCGAAGAAGAGCGTCACCATTCAAAACAATACTGAGGAAGAAGTTTCATTCTTGTCAACCCCTGTGCTAAAATGTCTCATAATAGCCCCGACAAAGACGACCAAGCGCCGGGTAGCAAAAGGGGCCTTTGCCTCCCCATTTCCCGAGTGCGCTTGATCATGAAGAGCTCCCCGGACGTGTCCAATATCAACCAGGAAGCCCTTTTCCTCACCACCAAGGCAACGGTAAATAAATGCTAGCATGTGAGCTTCT
This portion of the Festucalex cinctus isolate MCC-2025b chromosome 19, RoL_Fcin_1.0, whole genome shotgun sequence genome encodes:
- the gatad1 gene encoding GATA zinc finger domain-containing protein 1, which translates into the protein MPLGLKPCCAVCKTNSSSMWKKGNQGDVLCNNCSVKSSTGPGSGGGGAPSGASASSSTQPSNGGGKQSKQEIHRRSARLRSTKYKAPASEKKVSTKGKGRRHIFKLKNPIRAPESVATIITSESVFYKGVYYQIGDVIKVTDEEDGKAYYAQIRGFVQDQYCEKSAALTWLIPTQASPKDHFDAGTYILGPEEDLPRKMEYLDFVCHAPSEYFKSRSAPFPTMPVRPQKGYIWTHIGPTPALAVKECV